From Nitrospirota bacterium, a single genomic window includes:
- a CDS encoding 3-deoxy-D-manno-octulosonic acid transferase: MLLKKGKSWRYLKERVGLSNYENANIWVHAVSVGEVLAAIPFLKSLKKEIPETKILLSTITHTGQGIAIEKFPEADRIMYMPWDASFAVNRVVKEIKPKVFITIETELWPILFKALRQNGTKIIVLNGRISKNSFKGYMYIRSFMKSVLSYVDAFCMRTDLDAQRIISMGADREKVRVSGNLKFDITLPKDTLPWIENISEPLIVAGSTHKGEEEIIIDAFENVKKNIPALKLILAPRHPERFSEVEEVLKKKAINFIRRSEIHPVPQHSSLPDVILLDTIGELPQIFSKATIAFIGGSLLPFGGHNILEPAYWSKPIIFGPHMDNFPFASDFLKEGAALIVSNSKNMAEVIENLITDRSLANSMGEKARAIIDKNIGATEKATALVRSLIRQAQDETFGTS; encoded by the coding sequence ATGCTCCTGAAAAAAGGTAAATCGTGGCGCTATCTAAAAGAACGCGTTGGCCTATCAAATTATGAGAATGCCAATATATGGGTTCATGCTGTTTCGGTTGGCGAGGTCCTGGCTGCAATACCATTTCTTAAGTCCCTCAAAAAAGAAATTCCTGAAACAAAGATCCTTCTGTCCACCATCACACACACAGGACAGGGGATTGCAATAGAGAAATTCCCTGAGGCAGATAGAATTATGTACATGCCATGGGACGCAAGTTTTGCTGTGAACAGGGTCGTAAAAGAGATAAAACCAAAGGTCTTTATTACAATAGAAACAGAGCTCTGGCCAATTCTCTTTAAAGCCCTCAGGCAAAACGGAACAAAAATAATCGTACTGAACGGCAGGATCTCAAAAAATTCTTTCAAGGGCTATATGTACATCCGTAGTTTCATGAAAAGTGTTCTTTCATATGTCGATGCCTTCTGCATGCGGACTGACCTTGATGCGCAGAGGATTATCTCCATGGGCGCTGACAGGGAAAAGGTCAGGGTTTCAGGCAATCTAAAATTCGACATTACACTTCCAAAAGACACCTTGCCCTGGATAGAAAACATCAGCGAACCGCTTATAGTCGCTGGAAGCACTCACAAAGGTGAAGAGGAAATTATCATTGATGCCTTCGAGAATGTTAAAAAAAATATCCCGGCACTAAAACTAATCCTGGCACCGAGGCACCCTGAAAGATTCTCAGAGGTGGAAGAAGTCCTTAAAAAAAAGGCCATCAACTTTATCAGGCGCTCTGAAATACACCCTGTCCCCCAGCACTCGTCACTGCCAGATGTAATCCTCCTCGATACAATAGGAGAGCTACCGCAAATTTTTTCTAAGGCCACGATTGCATTCATTGGCGGAAGTCTCCTGCCATTTGGAGGCCACAATATTCTTGAGCCTGCCTACTGGAGCAAGCCGATTATTTTTGGCCCGCATATGGACAATTTCCCTTTTGCCTCGGATTTTCTTAAAGAAGGTGCAGCATTGATTGTAAGCAATTCTAAAAACATGGCGGAAGTAATTGAAAATCTGATAACTGACAGGAGCCTTGCAAACTCAATGGGGGAAAAAGCAAGGGCAATAATAGACAAAAACATAGGTGCAACAGAGAAGGCCACAGCCCTTGTGAGGAGCCTCATTCGACAGGCTCAGGATGAGACCTTTGGGACCTCTTAG
- a CDS encoding ABC transporter ATP-binding protein, with translation MEHYKRLLSYLKPYWWIVAVAAIFSLATSAITGAMAWFIKPVIDGVMKDIHIITMYLFMYVGFFIFKGLFSFVHSFLMRIVGAKVVRDVRAQLFKKVIILPMNFHVNKPSGELISRVINDSNVLQGILGYSVKDIFVEVTTFVVLLTIAFLRSWKLALIAIIVLPVSFFIINKFGRKMRKIAQKTQQQISDLVVRLTESISGIKIIKAFMREKLHEDKFNEENKKYYRIAIKGARTVEYSYLLHEIITGVGTVGVLFYGFYLVNLNQITLGELISFSAAVGLIYTPIKRIGGANNSLQQARAAAERIFYILDQEHEIDGTIDLPAIRDEINFNNVSFVYPGTERPVLDNINFSVKKGELIAIVGKSGVGKTTLMDMLPRFYKPTNGNITINDIDINNATLSSLRKNIGIVSQDIILFNETVKENIAFGKLEATDEEIIESAKAAYAHDFIKDMPQGYDTIIGERGVKLSGGQKQRISIARALLKNPPILILDEATSSLDTASEIIVQKALDNLMANRTTFVIAHRLSTVRRANRILVLEKGRIVETGTHEELIKEGGIYRELYHAQLEKDVSVI, from the coding sequence ATGGAACACTACAAACGCCTGTTAAGTTATCTCAAGCCTTACTGGTGGATTGTTGCAGTAGCCGCTATATTCAGCCTTGCAACATCTGCGATTACAGGCGCCATGGCGTGGTTCATCAAGCCAGTAATAGATGGCGTAATGAAAGACATCCATATAATAACAATGTACCTCTTTATGTATGTTGGTTTCTTCATATTTAAAGGGCTGTTTAGTTTTGTTCATTCTTTTCTAATGCGTATAGTAGGGGCAAAGGTAGTAAGGGATGTAAGGGCTCAACTCTTTAAAAAAGTCATTATCCTTCCGATGAATTTTCATGTGAACAAGCCCTCGGGCGAGCTAATATCAAGGGTAATAAATGACTCAAATGTCCTTCAGGGGATTCTTGGATATTCTGTCAAGGATATTTTTGTTGAGGTAACAACCTTTGTTGTACTTTTAACCATTGCCTTTTTAAGGAGCTGGAAACTCGCATTGATAGCTATTATAGTGCTGCCAGTTTCTTTCTTTATCATCAACAAATTTGGCAGGAAAATGAGGAAGATTGCTCAAAAGACCCAGCAACAGATATCAGACCTGGTGGTAAGGCTTACAGAAAGCATATCAGGGATCAAAATAATAAAGGCCTTCATGCGTGAAAAACTCCATGAAGACAAATTTAATGAAGAAAATAAAAAGTATTACAGGATAGCTATAAAAGGTGCACGCACTGTGGAGTATTCATACCTTTTGCATGAGATTATCACAGGAGTAGGTACAGTAGGCGTTTTATTCTATGGCTTTTATTTAGTAAACCTCAATCAAATAACACTGGGTGAACTAATCTCTTTTTCTGCCGCAGTAGGTTTAATATACACACCCATAAAAAGAATTGGCGGAGCCAACAACAGCCTGCAGCAGGCACGGGCAGCAGCAGAGAGGATTTTCTACATCCTTGATCAAGAACATGAAATCGACGGGACAATTGACCTGCCGGCAATTAGAGATGAGATCAATTTTAACAATGTCTCCTTTGTTTATCCTGGCACAGAAAGGCCAGTGCTTGATAATATAAATTTCAGTGTAAAAAAGGGAGAACTTATAGCGATAGTAGGGAAAAGCGGCGTTGGCAAGACTACTCTCATGGACATGTTGCCAAGGTTTTACAAACCTACTAATGGCAATATCACCATTAATGACATAGATATAAATAACGCCACGCTTTCGTCTCTGCGCAAAAATATCGGGATAGTAAGCCAGGATATAATACTATTCAACGAGACTGTTAAAGAAAATATAGCCTTTGGGAAACTTGAAGCAACTGATGAAGAGATAATAGAATCGGCAAAAGCAGCCTATGCCCATGACTTTATAAAGGATATGCCTCAGGGTTATGATACAATAATCGGTGAAAGAGGCGTAAAGCTCTCAGGTGGGCAGAAACAGAGGATATCCATTGCAAGGGCGCTACTTAAAAATCCACCTATCCTGATACTTGATGAAGCTACATCATCCCTTGATACTGCATCGGAGATCATTGTCCAGAAAGCGCTTGACAACTTAATGGCCAACAGGACAACATTTGTCATTGCTCACAGGTTATCTACTGTGAGAAGGGCTAACAGGATTTTAGTCCTTGAAAAGGGGAGGATTGTCGAAACAGGCACACATGAGGAGCTCATAAAAGAAGGGGGCATATACAGAGAATTATATCATGCCCAGCTTGAGAAGGATGTTTCTGTTATATAA